A single genomic interval of Tursiops truncatus isolate mTurTru1 chromosome 1, mTurTru1.mat.Y, whole genome shotgun sequence harbors:
- the LOC141278255 gene encoding uncharacterized protein: MTIMLLCLLQLAAPLCSYSITIHFYLFWLNTP, from the coding sequence ATGACTATAATGCTGCTCTGCCTTCTACAGCTTGCTGCACCGCTCTGTAGTTACTCTATAACTATACATTTCTATCTTTTTTGGTTAAACACTCCCTGA